Proteins encoded together in one Camelina sativa cultivar DH55 chromosome 9, Cs, whole genome shotgun sequence window:
- the LOC104713662 gene encoding probable trehalose-phosphate phosphatase E produces the protein MVRFVEENITTMLETKIISNSEVLYVGGDEGDTSPGTKVLQDFQINEEGGGGLIRSWVDSMRACSPTRPKSFNSQACWIKEHPSALKMFEEILLESEGKQIVMFLDYDGTLSPIVDDPDRAFISKKMRNTVRKLAECFPTAIVSGRCREKVSSFVKLTELYYAGSHGMDIKGPEQGSKYKKGNQSLLCQPATEFLPVINEVYEKLVDKTKSVTGAKVENNKFCASVHFRCVEENKWSDLAHQVRSVLKNYPKLMLTQGRKVLEIRPIIKWDKGKALEFLLESLGYDNCTDVFPIYIGDDRTDEDAFKILRDKRQGLGILVSKYAKETNASYSLQEPDEVMVFLERLVEWKQLRCGS, from the exons atgg TTAGATTCGTTGAAGAGAATATTACTACAATGTTGGAGACAAAGATCATCTCAAACTCGGAGGTCTTATATGTCGGAGGAGACGAGGGAGATACGTCACCGGGGACAAAAGTTCTTCAAGATTTTCAGATCAAcgaggaaggaggaggaggactgATAAGATCATGGGTTGATTCTATGAGAGCTTGTTCTCCTACTCGTCCCAAATCCTTCAACAGCCAAGCTTGTTGGATT AAGGAACATCCATCAGCTTTGAAGATGTTCGAAGAAATACTTCTTGAATCTGAAGGGAAGCAAATCGTtatgtttcttgattatgatgGTACTCTCTCTCCCATTGTTGATGATCCCGATCGAGCTTTCATATCCAAGAAG aTGCGAAATACTGTGAGGAAACTTGCAGAGTGTTTTCCAACAGCCATAGTTAGTGGGAGATGCAGAGAGAAG GTTTCTAGTTTTGTGAAATTAACTGAGTTATACTATGCTGGAAGTCATGGCATGGACATCAAAGGACCAGAGCAAGGATCTAAGTACAAGAAG GGAAATCAATCTCTTCTTTGTCAACCCGCTACTGAGTTCCTTCCGGTGATTAACGAG GTCTATGAAAAACTAGTCGATAAAACTAAATCAGTTACAGGAGCCAAAGTTGAGAACAACAAATTTTGTGCGTCAGTTCACTTTCGATGCGTAGAAGAAAAT AAATGGAGTGACTTGGCCCATCAAGTTCGATCAGTGTTAAAGAACTACCCCAAGCTCATGCTTACCCAAGGaagaaaa GTCTTGGAGATTCGTCCAATCATTAAGTGGGATAAAGGCAAAGCACTCGAGTTTTTGTTAGAATCACTCG GTTATGATAATTGTACCGAtgtttttcctatatatattggagatgaTCGTACCGACGAAGATGCCTTTAAG ATACTGAGAGATAAAAGACAAGGCCTTGGAATTCTTGTATCCAAATACGCAAAGGAAACTAACGCTTCTTATTCTTTGCAAGAGCCAGATGAG GTTATGGTATTTTTAGAACGTTTGGTGGAATGGAAACAGTTAAGATGTGGGTCATGA
- the LOC109126497 gene encoding uncharacterized protein At3g60930, chloroplastic-like, with protein MGFAFPNKTRGPLGGVLSIRERENGARPFTSPDNHCSLVPCIKKTLHSSCISLLLLPEKHVSAEILIGKNRKTLDSGRFQPHQSSNLSAENIAEIRGSTGIPSEVEIKFPEAHESPENPPPGYCCAFEIFFSACGLSFPLPELIVKMMFELGFALPQMCPNFVRTVLCLQTLGEEFNYQLSLADFLQVYTVKTGRTKGTLYVSPLSGLKVFDDLPEKDEKWRKSYFFFPVNELTFGHRVSSHVSKWTSKINHFERGLLCPTFAEFFSRFCSQGQIAWDSFSCEIIRESTARLGRRSLVCSTPLSVSEMNYREERACRAAEKEAKKQMAMALAEGKACISNRNSSVPEVSGTSVPPTGSPELGTESTRAPAGPLIPPVIVIADSSDEPREIAASPPAPKKTSAEASCQQTDSSKKRKEPETASSSREKGRAQTGPSGGERNRSSSKDRSPSSERRSKEAPPPKDSGDSSGRNPLREQRHSARVPPASPADLMRSYIRPGHLLSYHFQLMMEFNSSVASYEEQLFASPSSSEVHLLQERIADLEAQVKEYARLEAENADTVAKAERIRARMKKAEVEVLDLGVANEDLRDKLKKAGDLYFEAAEDAKAAKNRLHXFFFFAYHY; from the exons ATGGGATTTGCCTTCCCGAACAAGACTCGGGGCCCACTAGGTGGCGTGTTAtctataagagagagagaaaacggtGCGAGACCTTTCACTTCCCCAGATAATCATTGCTCCCTGGTTCCATGTATAAAG AAAACCCTTCACTCTTCCTGTATTTCCTTGCTACTTTTACCGGAAAAGCATGTCTCCGCCGAAATCCTCATCGGGAAAAACCGCAAAACCCTTGATTCCGGGCGTTTTCAACCCCACCAATCGTCGAATCTTTCTGCGGAGAACATAGCCGAGATTAGAGGATCCACCGGGATTCCGTCGGAGGTAGAAATCAAATTCCCGGAGGCGCATGAGTCTCCGGAGAACCCCCCTCCAGGGTACTGCTGCGCGTTCGAGATTTTCTTCTCTGCGTGCGGTCTGTCATTCCCCCTTCCCGAACTCATCGTGAAGATGATGTTCGAACTGGGCTTCGCTCTTCCTCAGATGTGCCCTAACTTTGTTCGGACTGTCTTGTGCCTTCAAACTCTGGGGGAGGAGTTCAACTACCAGCTGTCTTTGGCCGACTTCCTCCAGGTATACACAGTGAAGACTGGTCGTACCAAGGGCACGCTTTACGTAAGCCCGCTTTCCGGGCTAAAGGTCTTTGACGACCTGCCCGAGAAGGATGAGAAATGGCGGAAGTCCTACTTCTTTTTCCCGGTTAACGAGCTCACTTTCGGCCACCGCGTGAGTTCGCACGTATCGAAGTGGACTTCGAAAATCA atcACTTCGAGCGCGGATTGCTTTGCCCCACATTCGCAGAATTCTTCTCGAGGTTCTGCAGCCAGGGACAGATTGCTTGGGACTCTTTTTCTTGCGAAATAATCAGAGAGTCCACGGCGAGGCTCGGAAGGCGTTCTCTCGTCTGTTCCACCCCCTTGAGCGTTTCGGAGATGAATTACAGAGAAGAAAGAGCGTGCCGAGCTGCCGAAAAAGAGGCAAAGAAACAGATGGCGATGGCCCTCGCCGAAGGCAAAGCTTGCATTTCTAACAGGAATTCCTCCGTTCCCGAGGTGAGCGGGACTTCCGTGCCTCCAACTGGCTCTCCCGAGCTTGGTACAGAATCAACCAGGGCTCCTGCTGGCCCGTTGATTCCTCCTGTGATTGTCATTGCTGATTCTAGCGATGAGCCACGGGAGATCGCTGCTTCCCCCCCAGCGCCGAAGAAAACCTCTGCTGAGGCCTCCTGTCAGCAAACTGATTcatcaaagaagaggaaggagcctGAGACCGCCTCCTCTTCTCGTGAAAAGGGGCGAGCCCAGACCGGCCCATCAGGTGGTGAGCGAAATAGATCTAGCTCGAAAGACAGGAGCCCCTCCTCGGAGAGGAGATCTAAGGAGGCCCCACCGCCAAAAGACTCTGGAGATTCCTCTGGAAGAAACCCTCTGAGGGAACAACGTCATTCCGCCCGAG TCCCCCCTGCATCCCCAGCCGATCTAATGAGGAGCTACATTCGACCGGG tcACTTACTAAGCTACCATTTTCAGCTAATGATGGAGTTTAACTCCTCGGTGGCTTCCTATGAGGAGCAACTGTTCGCTTCCCCGTCATCTTCCGAAGTGCATCTCCTTCAAGAAAGGATTGCCGACCTAGAAGCTCAGGTAAAGGAATATGCCCGTCTGGAAGCCGAAAATGCTGACACCGTAGCGAAAGCCGAGCGGATCCGAGCTCGGATGAAGAAGGCTGAGGTAGAGGTGCTCGACCTCGGGGTTGCTAATGAAGACCTCCGCGACAAGCTGAAGAAAGCGGGGGACCTTTACTTTGAGGCGGCAGAAGATGCCAAGGCAGCAAAAAACAGACTGCACGANttttttttttttgcgtaccattattaa